The DNA segment TGTGCATGGAATTAATCCGTGGACATCAGGCTAGATAATCATGAACCTTTATCCTAATAACTATCCTTAATAGCTGACCTCAACTGGCCAAGCAAATAAAGTAGGTTTCCTGCTCTTGCCAAAAAGTATGTTCCCTCCCTGAGAAGCTTTGTCTCACTTTGTGAGAATCAAAAGGCAGAGCCAGAAAGTTCCGTTTAGGAAGGGATATGTGGCACCTGGCGCAGCTCTTGTCAGGCAGTGTGACAAACGATAGTCGGAAGTATTAAACGTGGTGCCACCATCAACTGTTCTATTGATTAATCAAGGACAAAATAACGTTCGGACTCATTCCCTTTCCATCAACTTGTACAACCTATTTAAAATCATGTACTTTAGCGTTAACATTGTGTTGTTCAGTTTTGGTTATGAACATCAGTCCCAAATGTAAACAAATCGAAACATGCAGTGCTCCTCACCACCACAATACTGTGACACCACCCCGCCTTTTTGGGATGTGTTTGTAAACAAATTCTAGGCCATCACAACCAAAACTACTCCGCAGCACTAGGTACACTGCATATAATTAATTTATTTGGTTAGGCTCTTAACGACACATTAAGATTTTCGGTGACTGAATTCAAAATACCGACTACCTCTTACAGTAGTAGTCACAAACGATCAAGCTAGTCAGCACGATAAAGCTTGATGTCAGTCTAACCCGAGTAGCGTCCAGTATCTAGCCAATATGACATGTAAACATGTCGTGAATGGATAGTTGAAAACCCAACTTACGGGAAATAACAAGGATACTGAATAGTGCTTACGTCAACTTCGTTGAAAAGTTAAAATAATCAAATGCAAGCTTGCTACAGTTGCGCCTAGCACAAAGATGGCGGTGGACCGTGAAGGCTACTGGTGCAATGCCGCTCAATGAATGACTCAATCCAGCTGTTTGCAGAACTGTTGTTTACAGCTACTGTGGCGAGCAGCATGCAAACTGTATCCGCTACCATTGTTTTGTCGTAGCTACTTAGTTAAACTACACAAGGGTAGTGCTAGACACCCATTTTAGCAGTGACAATCTACATAATTGAAAAGAATGACCAGTGCTGGCTATAGATAATAATAGGCTGTACTAATACTTAATAGCAATTGTTCCGGCGACAGGATATGCGTTTTAGTAACATTAAACACCAGATCAGTGTGACACTGCTTGTGTGCATTTGCTAACAATAGCTAGCAGCTACCTGTCCAAATAACAACATTCCCCTGAATAAGTTCCCTGCCGGTGGATGGGGAATAGCTTGCCTAGCTAACAGCTACTTAGAAAGCAAGCTAGCTGTGCTAGCACAACCGGCTACAGTATATTCAGGGAAGAAATGCTGCAAGATAGCTAGCAGATAGCTACGGTCATACCAGCTCAATATATTTTATGCCAAACCTCCAAATCTTATCGATATCCACGTGCAATGTATTGAATAGTACCTGTCAAGAGGTGGGTTAATGGCCGTTTCCATCAGGATGGATCCGGATTTTTAGTTTGTTCCAATAGTTCCACTGTTGTGTTTACGTTCGTACAGACTTCAACACGAAAGCAGTGAAATGGCGCCGATCAGCTTCCGTCGGTTGCCTTATAAACCTACCATGTGGCATTCCTTGCATTTCCTGTAGGCTGTCAACCAATCCTGATTGTTCATTGGCTACATAAAATATATTTCAACGCGGAAGACAAGCCTTAAGTCAGCTGCCTCGAACACCCTGTACTTTGGCATACAATTTGGCATTTTGCCTTATTATAATGCAGCAAGATGAGCTTCCCACTAACGTACAAGAATAAACGCTATATTTGCTTTCTCTACGAACTCAAGTTATTTAGCTCTAACAGTTTTATATTGGTAGATTCGTTTAAAAAAAGCGACACGTTAAAAGTAAGGAAGTAAATGTTTAAACTATCCATGTTAGCTAGATACATCATCTAGCCAGGACAAACTGAACCAAGGCTAGCTAGTAATGCTACAATCCTGCATGCATTGCCATATGGTTACAAAGATTTACCATTTTCTTCTGCCATCATATTTCGCCTACACCTACAAGCACTCAAATAGTTATCCGATAAATCACGTGACTTATACGCAAAGCACGAAACACTGAACAGTCAACACCAAACCAGGTGGTGGCAGTCGTGTCAAAAGTCTCAAGAGGgggcgtgtgtgtcagtgctgaatgaATAACAGACTACTTGATTGCTAAATACATAATAGACTAATAATAAGCACTAGAATCCTCACAATGTATCTACTTATTTAATTGGAAAGTAAAAGTGACAGCCTCGGGACTTTTCCCCGCCTTAGACAAATGCTTATTTTGTTGTTATGCAACCAAATATAACGTTTTAAAAAAGCTCAAAATGTTAGAAATGTTTATTTGAAACACAAATTTAGAAAAAAAGGGGAATCATCTTTACAGTAAAATTACTCAATGGAATTATACCTATTTACGATCAGTGTTTAGGAAATATAAACTTTGCAGCCAACAcacaattaaaaataaatgcATTTTGGAATTTAAATACTTTATAAAATTATATAATTTAGCAAGATGTTGTCCAGGTTTTTCTTCtgatgtacagtatgttatGTAGCTGATGGAGTTGCAACAATTTGGTGATGATATGAGATTATATACATATGGAGCAATAGAACTTGAAACTAGAAATTggatttgaaaaagaaaaatcaACAAAAGACTTGAGTGTCTAAGCATTTCCAATTTCCATCCCCTCGTCTTTACGCTGAAAGCCAATGTTCTGTTTCCTCACCAATTCTGCATAGAACCCATCATTCTTCATGAGTTCATCATGGCCCCCCTCCTCATAGACTTCTCCCTCCTTGAGAACAACAATATGGCTGGCTTTCTCCACTGAGCTCATCTTTTGGGCAATCAATAGCACTGTACAACGATTACTGTCCTTCAGCAGGGCTTGGTGCACCTATGCAGAAAGAACAAAACAGTAATGTGACAGTTTTGTTATGTAATCTTCAATAAGAAAGCGATGTGTCAATGTAAAGAGTATTATGCCACATAAGACTACATTAAAATGAATACTTTACCATGTGCTCGCTTTCGGTGTCCAGGTTACTGGTGGCGTCATCCAGCACCAGTACCCGAGGTTGTCTTATCAGAGCTCTGGCGATGGCAATTCGCTGCTTCTGCCCCCCTGACACctgtccccccttctccccagcATCTGAGGAAGTACATCTATGAGTGCCCAAGCAAGTCCATTGTCCTTTTTTCTATCAGTGGTAAATTGGTAAATTCAAATTAGCAAATGAATGAGGTTCGAGAACTAACCTGTGTCATAGCCATTGGGCAGTTCAGAAATGAATTTGTGGGCATTGGCTTGCTCTGCAGCACGGTGCATTTCTTCATCCGACATGCCCTCACATCCATATTTGATGTTCTCTTTGACAGAACGGGCAAACAGCACTGGCTCCTGACTCACCACGCTGATCTAagatgagaaggagagataaGTGAAATGATTGATGTTCTAAAGCATGGCCCATTCTCAGATAAAACGCAGATCGGTTACTAGCTACTTACTAGTAGCTCAGGTGcttgtaaaaatatttcacaattAAAAAACATCAACAGTGGATGGCTCTCACCTACACTGCAGACTTTGATCAATTTCCATACATGTACATCATAATGTAGTACACAATAGCTCACTTGAGAAGTATCTAAGGATAGGTTTCATTGTTTGACTACAGTTTAAAGCCTATAAAGACACGTACCTTGTCATGTAGGTACTGGTCATTGTAGCTATTTAGGGGCTCTCCATCTAGCAGAATCATTCCTTCCTGGGGTTGGTAAAACCTTTCCAGAAGACTGACACAGGTGCTTTTTCCTGCACCAGACAGACCCACCAGAGCAGTAATCTTGCCTGGTTTCAGCTCCAGAGACAGATTCTGAGATAGATATTAGAGatggaagagtgagagaaagagggagagagacacagatggaAAGGGTTCCAGAATGAAGTTATTGGAGGAATTGTTTTGAGTTATGAATTGAAAAGTGCTTCAACACTACATTATAATGACTCTTTAAACATACACACCTTCAGTGTAGTtttgtcgtttttttctttGTCAAGATAAGCAAATGTGATATTCTTGAATTCAACATGGCCCTTAAGTGTTTTGGGGGCCAAAGACCCTTCTGGAGGAACTTGGGGCTTTCTGTCCATGTACTCAAATATCTCCTCAGATGCACCAATTGCTTGCTTCACGTGTGGATAGTATGACATCAAAACCTACAGAATTTAAGTTAAAGGTTAAGTTCAAGTTAAAGATAATGACTTTAAGAGGGATATAAATGATTAAACTTCATAGCCATACCTCCACAGCAGAAGAGAACTGGAGCTCATACAGAACGAAAGACACCAAGTCTCCACTGCTGACGTCCCCTCTCGTTACCAGCATCCCACCATAGTACAGGATACTGACCTTAAGTGCCAGGCTTGACATCTGGACATAGATttatttgagagagagatatagagaaaaCCCTTCCCATTAATATTTCTTACAATGCAACATACAAGTTCCCTTaacacgcatatacacacacacacaaacacacacaaaaacacctaCAGTATATAGATTATATTCGTCCGGTGTCCAATAAAGTAACCTTGCAAGCGGAGACTCACACTATTGGTCCAGGTGGAAGCTGCATAGGCAGCAGCTTCCTTTTTGTTGAGAGTGTAAGTGTCCTCCAAGCTTTTTTTGTATCTTTCTGTTTCACCTTCCTCATTGGCAAAGCTCCTCACTGTCTTGATGGAGGAGAATGTTTCCGTGGCAACATGATTGGCCTTAGCTAGAGACTCTTGAACCTTTTTGGAAAGTGCCTGAAGCAAAAACAAGATACACGTCATCAAGGTTATGATGCAGCTGAGTCATTTCATCGGATCCTGATAGACAGTATGAGAGGTGCATCCCACTATTTCTGTTTGATATCTTTGTTACAAGTACGCATTGGACATCATATTGGGCATCAAATCCCCGTACCTGGTGGAACTTTCCTGATATCTTTGGAATGACAAGGATGATGGGGAGTCCCATGGCAGTGAAAAGGGACAGCTTCCAGGAGAGATTGAGCATGAAGCCAAAAAGGAAAATAATCCGGGCAAAATACCACATAAGCAAGCTCAACTTCTCACTCAAAGATTCACTCATCGTGTTAGTGTCCGTGGTGATGCGTGACACTATCTCACCTAAAACAGAGATTGGAGGAAGTTGGTGTTCCACTTCACAAGAGCGTACCATTTTTCTTAGCAATTCTTTTGTTTGACATTCCTACATGACATTGTGAAACCTTTTTTTAATAAATACTctaaaaatacatgtaaaaaaGTGGTGTGACAAATACTACTCACCTGTTTTATTACTATCAAAGAATGCAATCTCTTGTTTTAGAACAGACTGAAAGACCAAGCCCTGTACAGAGGTGTGTATAAGGCTCATGGTGATATTGTAGATGaggtcacacacaaactcagaaaGGGCACTGTAAAGCAAAGATCAGTGTATTACTTCTGTATAATGacaagaagaaaataaaaaaagaagaataatGATACACATGGATAAACATGAATGTTACTACATTATTAAACTGTAGCCTACTATAATGATAATTTTAAGAAGAAGCTTACCTGGAGATGGTGATGACTGTCATAATTGTGATAGCATAAGAAAAGGCTTCAGGCTCATCTTCATTCATAATCCAGTCTGTCATACGGCCAGTGTAATGTGGAATCGCCATCTCACCTTAAAGACAAAGATGAACAGTGTTACTCTCAGATTTGGTTTCCCCTGACAAAGTTGACTGTTTTTACTAGACTAAGTAGAGGATTATTACCAAGTGACGAGATGACCACAAGAAAGAGCACCCCTCCAAAACGTATCATGTAGGGCTTCATGTATCCCAGCAGCCTCTGCAGCGAGGACCCAGTCTTTTCAGGTTCCTCAGTGATCTTACTGGATAGAGTCGGGACGTAGCGCGTCCAATATAACCAGGCCACAGCTGTCACGCCATAGCTCTGTAAAAGCTGCCCAACAaagattttgtttttgtttctttatcAAGAGCATTGGTTGTTAATTTTCACTCTGTACATTATGAAATGGTGTTATGATAATATATTATAGGtttatttattatattatatatatataatatctaTATTATTTTTACTCTCAGATTAATAATGCAATGGAACAAAATAATACATATAACACAAAATGTTAGACGACTTGGTGTACTGTCTTATTTCAATTGTATATGGTTTCAAACAGCAGTGCAATTATAAACAATAGCAAACTTTAACTTACCCCTTGCCATGAGTGCCATCCCCATAGCTGATCCAGGGTGGAAACTCCAAACGTCCAGAGAAGGCTAATGTAGACTGGGTAGAGAGAGCAAAGTACTCCCATAGTCTGGACTCCCTCCAGGCTGCTCATCCATGGTATGGTCCCAGGGTAGGTAgcggtgagaaagagaaagaggcaggCACGGAAAAGACCTCCACCCCACAGGGTGatgaaggggtgggggaggaggagtggggaaaGGTGGCACATACCGATCGCCCACACCGCACACATATCCACAAACAGATAGAGGAGTGGCGACAACATACTCATTTTCTGCATCCCAACTGTTTCTACATTAGGAAAGAAGGGAAAAGGATCAAATGACCAGAGAACAATGATTATTGAGCTAGCTTGCAAATTAACTGCTTTCACTTTCACATTTGACACTTAAACTGTACCAGTAGAATTGTAGTGCATTGTGATCATCAAAATATTACATTAACTCTAAGAATGTATCTATAATGTGGAAAACGACGTAATTTACAATCGGCCTATGTATTTCCTACTTGTAATTCTAGCTACCGTGAGATTTGAATCCAAGTTTACCTGTGTTTTCGACACTCAACCTTGAGCTACCGGAATATGGATTATCTTCCAGAGTTAAAATCTTCCATGCAAATCCTTCAGAATTGGCTTTAATCTACATCGAAATAAAAAATAAGGTGCTGCGGCTGCCTGTTGAAGGGGTTGTGCTGTATCGAACTAAAACCGAAAGTAGCTGCTTTTCCAAGTGGAAAGTCCCCTTATAGCCTACCCGAGCCTTTAACGAAAGTCCCACCTATAGTTAGCCTAGTATTGCATTTATTTTACAGTTCCACTTCCATTCGAGTATGGAGATTAAGGTTTTACATCAGTATAACCAACATTTAATTTTAATATCcagaaatgtatacattttgtCAAATGAAAATGAATACGCTTGAACTTCCTTGTGAACAAGGGCGACATCGTGTGACATTTTTGGAAGCTGCGTGTCTTCAATTTGGACGTTTTTTTCAGGGGACTTGTTTTTATTTGCATGAAGACAATTTAGATCTTTGAGGTTATGGTACCATATTGCACGGTTCAACTTCAAAGAGACCGACTCCATCTCTAAAGAAATACAACTCACGTGTTTTGTAAtctttactattattattattttatcgtTTTGCTCATTTTTGTTAACTATGGTAACATTTAGAAACAGATGTTCATCCTCTCAATGCAATGTCACCAAAATAAGGAAACCATTTTGAGGACGAGAACAGCTGACAAAGCTTTTGTTGTGTAGACACCTGCTGTGAGTCCAGAGGTAGCCTATGAAGTGACCATGTTAGGTGCCCCCCTAAAGTTTCCTGTTCTTTATGTCGTCCTTTCATTTCAGACAGAACGTATGACGCAAGAGCATAGCACTTGGGAACTAAAGTACAAAACAAAAATCTGTAGCCTACTGAAAGTAGCATTGGCCTACCTCATAATGTCAAGCACACCACATTTCCATAGGTTATTTTAATTTATGTTGCCTGCTCATGTTTGTAGTATATTGTGGAATtacatttttgaaaataatattgtgtaaaagtgtttgttttgtgttatgTGGGCAAATGCCCTTTTAATAAATTTGTGAACAACATAAAGGCAgggtatttttcatttttttttttatgtcaccATTTGAACCATGCCATCACAGCCATAAACATTACAATaataggcacacacacccacatccagcaactcccccacccacccacctccacacacacacatatacacacacacaacacacacatcccgcTTCTATTCTTCTCCACACAGTGGCAGGAAGTTCTCCCGATATCCGCAGTGCTtctgaaaagagaagagagaaaattgTGGCAGATATCTGCAAAGGTTGGGGGCTGTTCAACAGACTGTTCACACGGTCCAATCTTCAACACAATCAGGAACATAGCAAGACCATAACTTAACAGGAAAAGACCAAGAGTGATACCCCCAAAAAGTTCCCATGCTGGAGAACCTAAAAACCGTTGTGGGACCAAGTTACTGGATTAAACTGTTAAGTGGCtgctgggaagagagagaagagtatcTCTTGAGTCTCTAGGACCATACTGGAACATCACTGGCCCAAGGATGCTAATGCTGTGGATGGCCATT comes from the Osmerus eperlanus chromosome 7, fOsmEpe2.1, whole genome shotgun sequence genome and includes:
- the tap1 gene encoding antigen peptide transporter 1; translated protein: MQKMSMLSPLLYLFVDMCAVWAIGMCHLSPLLLPHPFITLWGGGLFRACLFLFLTATYPGTIPWMSSLEGVQTMGVLCSLYPVYISLLWTFGVSTLDQLWGWHSWQGLLQSYGVTAVAWLYWTRYVPTLSSKITEEPEKTGSSLQRLLGYMKPYMIRFGGVLFLVVISSLGEMAIPHYTGRMTDWIMNEDEPEAFSYAITIMTVITISSALSEFVCDLIYNITMSLIHTSVQGLVFQSVLKQEIAFFDSNKTGEIVSRITTDTNTMSESLSEKLSLLMWYFARIIFLFGFMLNLSWKLSLFTAMGLPIILVIPKISGKFHQALSKKVQESLAKANHVATETFSSIKTVRSFANEEGETERYKKSLEDTYTLNKKEAAAYAASTWTNSMSSLALKVSILYYGGMLVTRGDVSSGDLVSFVLYELQFSSAVEVLMSYYPHVKQAIGASEEIFEYMDRKPQVPPEGSLAPKTLKGHVEFKNITFAYLDKEKNDKTTLKNLSLELKPGKITALVGLSGAGKSTCVSLLERFYQPQEGMILLDGEPLNSYNDQYLHDKISVVSQEPVLFARSVKENIKYGCEGMSDEEMHRAAEQANAHKFISELPNGYDTDAGEKGGQVSGGQKQRIAIARALIRQPRVLVLDDATSNLDTESEHMVHQALLKDSNRCTVLLIAQKMSSVEKASHIVVLKEGEVYEEGGHDELMKNDGFYAELVRKQNIGFQRKDEGMEIGNA